Part of the Lysobacter enzymogenes genome is shown below.
GCCGGGAACGCACGCGTTCGACGCGGTCGCGGCCTGCGACGACCCGGCCGCGCACGCGCTGCTCGACGAGGTCGGCGCGCAGTTGTCGCCGCACGACGCGATCAACATCCAATTCACCTCCGGCACCACCGGCGCGCCGAAGGGCGCGACCCTGACCCACCGCAACATCGTCAACAACGGCTTCTTCGTCGGCGAGGCGATGCGCCTGAGCGAACGCGACCGGCTGTGCATCCCGGTGCCGTTCTACCATTGCTTCGGCATGGTCCTGGGCAATCTGGCCTGCGTCACCCACGGCGCCTGCATGGTGATTCCCGGTGAAGGCTTCGACCCGCTTGCGACCTTGCAGACCGTCGCCGCCGAACGCTGCACCGGCCTGCACGGCGTGCCGACGATGTTCATCGCCGAACTGCAGCATCCGCAGTTCGCCGAGTTCGACCTGTCGAGCCTGCGCACCGGCATCATGGCCGGCGCCAACTGCCCGATCGAAGTGATGAAGCAGGTGGTCGCGCGCATGCACATGGAGCAGGTCACCATCGCCTACGGCATGACCGAGACCAGCCCGGTCAGCTTCCAGACCGTGCCCGAGGACCCGCTGCAACGGCGCGTGGATTCGGTCGGCCGCGTGCACCCGCACGTGGAAGTGCGCATCGTCGACGAGCATGGCGCCACCGTGCCGCGCGGCGAGGTCGGCGAACTGCTGACCCGCGGCTATTCGGTGATGCAAGGCTATTGGGGCGACCCGAAACGCAGCGCCGAAGCGGTCGACGCCGACGGCTGGATGCATACCGGCGACCAGGCCACGATCGACGCCGACGGCTACGGCCGCATCGTCGGGCGCCTCAAGGACATGCTGATCCGTGGCGGCGAGAACGTGTACCCGCGCGAGATCGAGGAATTCCTCTACCTGCATCCGGCGATCGCCGACGTGCAGGTGTTCGGCGTGCCCGACGAGAAGTTCGGCGAGGAGGTCTGCGCCTGGATCCGCCTCGCCGAAGGCGCCGCGCTCGACGCCGACGCGGTGCGCGGGTTCTGCCAGGGGCGCATCGCCCACTACAAGATCCCGCGTTATGTCGAGTTCGTCGGCGAGCTGCCGATGACGATCAGCGGCAAGCCGCAGAAGTATCTGATGCGCGAGAAGATGGTCGAACTACTGGCCGCGCGCGGCGACGGCTGAGCGACGGCGCGGCTTGCGGCGAGCCTCAGCTCGCCAACAGCTTCAACGAAATCCCCAGCCCCGCCATGTCCTGCGGCTCGCCCTCCAGGTCCGCGCGCACCAGCGGCCGCGA
Proteins encoded:
- a CDS encoding AMP-binding protein, yielding MSQTRSAPDPALSHVVGASAPALLDETIGAMLARIAAAWPEREALVVPPQNVRLSWRAFDAAVTRLAAGLLKLGLAPGDRIGVWSLNRAEWVLLQFASARAGLILVNINPAYRTHELEYALNLVGCRALAIVPSFKTSNYLEMLRELAPELGCHPPGLLRAQRLPDLRHVLVMGADAAPPGTHAFDAVAACDDPAAHALLDEVGAQLSPHDAINIQFTSGTTGAPKGATLTHRNIVNNGFFVGEAMRLSERDRLCIPVPFYHCFGMVLGNLACVTHGACMVIPGEGFDPLATLQTVAAERCTGLHGVPTMFIAELQHPQFAEFDLSSLRTGIMAGANCPIEVMKQVVARMHMEQVTIAYGMTETSPVSFQTVPEDPLQRRVDSVGRVHPHVEVRIVDEHGATVPRGEVGELLTRGYSVMQGYWGDPKRSAEAVDADGWMHTGDQATIDADGYGRIVGRLKDMLIRGGENVYPREIEEFLYLHPAIADVQVFGVPDEKFGEEVCAWIRLAEGAALDADAVRGFCQGRIAHYKIPRYVEFVGELPMTISGKPQKYLMREKMVELLAARGDG